In the genome of Fuerstiella sp., one region contains:
- a CDS encoding VWA domain-containing protein gives MSLELIRPWALALLVVCLPILVAIFVHGLSSFPKKQRIVSTVVRSLIVLLIVLSLAGLTLLLETQRQYVLFIIDRSLSIGKEAASTVETKLDEALQHQGSHRVGFLEFTEIPDVVREFRPQVTSAVPSTALTRSKNSGAPVADSHDHRIQKDDSARPAVKALAVPPKQVSPNAGTNIAAAIEAAAAHIPPGYVPKLVLLSEGNQTLGDAVSASIQCGIPIDVYPLPTRREQEVLVSEVRVPAEVRQGEPFFVEVIIHSNHDDEGLIEVYQADHKVVSERRSIKAGENSFRFRQSVDRERLADFTVRISELGQDTLLDNNSDFGLVYAAGNPRILIIESDPNLIRELAYGLEDEGIRTDVRPPQGMPDSLSDLQNYELLILSNVPATSLTQKQMQIVRTFVQELGGGFIMLGGEQSFGLGGYYKSTIEEILPVRSDFEKEKEKPSLAMVLSIDKSGSMSGEKIEMAKSAARSAVELLGLRDQVAVLAFDGETFVISKMQSASAKSTIDRNIARINAGGGTSMHPAMETAYEMLQSTSAKLKHVILLTDGVSSPGDFEGIAQTMVSARITLSTVAVGDGADTQLLEAIARIGKGRYYFTADPEQVPQIFAKETVTAGKSAIDEQPFLPLVIRATHALKDLDMDAAPFLLGYVVTRPKPTSEVILATETRDPLLSWWRYGLGMSAAFTSDAKNRWAAEWVTWPGFSKFWTQVVRQVMRKGDDRGIAVEIERRGRDVRLTLDATDDIGRFVNDAQVELTIIDPLLHRSRLVLPQDAPGRYATTFPTGPSGAYHMEMAVKKHDQVVYRQSRGLTVGYSDELRIRPTNESLLKNIARHSGGTYNPSTEAAFVGDSRRVTRPTALWPWLLTTAMGLLVLDVALRRIDFSLHWPFSRV, from the coding sequence TTGAGCCTTGAACTCATACGACCCTGGGCACTCGCGCTTCTGGTAGTTTGTCTGCCGATACTGGTGGCCATCTTTGTCCACGGTCTCAGCAGCTTTCCGAAGAAACAGCGTATCGTATCGACGGTGGTTCGCAGCCTCATCGTCCTGCTGATTGTCCTTTCTCTCGCCGGACTCACATTGCTGCTCGAAACTCAGCGCCAATATGTTCTGTTCATAATTGATCGCAGTCTCAGCATAGGTAAAGAAGCTGCGTCCACAGTCGAGACAAAACTTGACGAAGCGCTGCAGCATCAGGGAAGTCATCGAGTCGGATTTCTGGAGTTCACAGAAATCCCGGACGTCGTCAGGGAGTTTCGACCGCAGGTCACATCAGCCGTTCCTTCGACGGCATTGACCCGTTCAAAAAACAGCGGGGCACCCGTTGCAGACAGTCATGATCACAGAATTCAGAAGGACGATTCCGCTCGGCCTGCCGTGAAGGCTTTGGCGGTTCCCCCAAAGCAGGTATCGCCGAACGCCGGCACCAACATTGCTGCCGCGATAGAAGCCGCGGCCGCACACATACCGCCTGGATACGTACCCAAACTCGTCTTGCTCAGCGAAGGCAACCAGACTCTTGGCGATGCTGTGTCCGCGTCAATTCAATGCGGTATTCCAATTGACGTCTATCCGCTGCCGACACGCCGTGAACAGGAAGTCCTGGTGTCTGAAGTCCGTGTTCCGGCCGAAGTTCGACAGGGCGAACCGTTTTTTGTGGAGGTAATCATTCATTCCAATCACGACGATGAAGGCCTGATTGAGGTCTACCAGGCCGACCACAAAGTTGTGAGTGAACGAAGATCCATTAAAGCGGGTGAAAATTCTTTCCGGTTCCGGCAGTCAGTGGACCGGGAGCGGCTGGCCGACTTCACAGTGCGGATTTCGGAACTTGGACAGGACACACTACTGGACAACAACAGTGATTTCGGCCTCGTATACGCTGCCGGAAACCCCCGCATACTGATCATCGAAAGCGATCCAAATCTCATTCGTGAGCTCGCTTACGGACTGGAAGATGAAGGCATTCGGACCGATGTCCGGCCGCCACAGGGAATGCCGGATTCATTGTCCGATCTTCAAAATTACGAATTACTAATCCTGTCAAATGTACCGGCAACATCACTGACTCAAAAACAAATGCAGATCGTCCGCACATTTGTTCAGGAACTCGGCGGTGGTTTTATCATGCTCGGAGGCGAACAGTCGTTTGGACTGGGCGGATACTACAAGAGTACCATCGAAGAGATCCTTCCTGTACGCAGCGATTTCGAGAAAGAAAAAGAGAAACCGTCGCTGGCAATGGTGCTGTCGATCGACAAATCAGGATCGATGAGCGGTGAGAAAATCGAAATGGCAAAGTCAGCGGCACGCAGTGCTGTGGAACTCCTGGGTCTTCGCGACCAGGTGGCAGTACTGGCATTCGATGGCGAAACGTTTGTCATCAGCAAAATGCAGTCCGCGTCCGCGAAAAGCACCATTGACCGCAACATTGCACGGATCAATGCGGGTGGCGGAACCTCCATGCATCCGGCCATGGAGACGGCGTATGAAATGCTCCAGTCAACTTCCGCCAAACTTAAGCACGTCATTCTGCTGACAGATGGTGTTTCATCTCCCGGTGATTTTGAAGGAATTGCGCAGACGATGGTTTCTGCCAGGATCACTCTTTCAACGGTCGCTGTTGGTGACGGTGCGGATACGCAGCTGCTGGAAGCAATCGCCCGAATCGGAAAAGGGCGGTACTATTTCACTGCAGATCCCGAACAGGTCCCTCAGATTTTCGCAAAAGAAACGGTTACAGCCGGAAAATCGGCTATTGACGAACAGCCGTTTCTGCCCCTGGTGATTAGAGCGACACATGCATTGAAGGATCTCGACATGGACGCTGCTCCATTTTTGCTCGGCTATGTAGTCACTCGCCCTAAACCCACAAGTGAAGTGATTTTGGCAACAGAAACCCGTGACCCGCTTCTGTCGTGGTGGCGTTATGGTCTTGGCATGTCGGCTGCGTTTACATCTGACGCCAAGAACCGCTGGGCCGCCGAATGGGTCACATGGCCTGGATTTTCCAAATTTTGGACGCAGGTCGTTCGCCAGGTAATGCGCAAAGGTGATGATCGCGGGATCGCAGTGGAAATTGAGCGCCGAGGTCGGGATGTCCGTTTGACACTGGACGCGACGGACGACATCGGCCGTTTCGTGAATGACGCCCAGGTTGAACTCACGATCATCGATCCACTGCTGCACAGGAGTCGTTTGGTGCTGCCACAGGACGCCCCGGGACGGTATGCCACAACATTCCCAACCGGACCGTCAGGTGCGTATCACATGGAAATGGCGGTGAAGAAACATGATCAGGTCGTATATCGGCAATCGAGAGGACTTACCGTGGGATACAGTGACGAACTTCGCATTCGCCCCACCAATGAATCACTGTTAAAGAACATCGCCCGACATTCCGGAGGTACATACAATCCATCGACTGAAGCTGCGTTCGTCGGTGATAGTCGCCGTGTTACACGACCAACGGCTTTGTGGCCATGGCTGCTGACAACGGCCATGGGACTGTTGGTACTGGATGTAGCACTGCGGCGAATCGACTTTAGTTTGCACTGGCCGTTTTCACGAGTGTAA